The genomic segment GCCGCCGTTCTCATCCAAGAGTTTCTTCCTTATAACGGGGTAATCCATTCCGCGGTCTTGCCGAAGCTTCCGCTCGTTCTCATCCAGAAGCTTTCGCTTCAAGGCAGGGTCGTCGACCACAAAGAAATACGGCCAATTGCGCCCATGTTCATTCTTTTGCATTTTGAGTCCGATAATCTCAGGCACCCCATCCACGACATCAATGAAGTAACGTCCTGACAAACTGAAGGAATTTCCGCGAACCTCTTGCAGCTTCTCATCATTGCTAAATAGAACCACCTTTAATTCGACACCGTGACGGGTTGGCTCCATGGCTTCTTCTACGACCTGAACATCTGCGCGTGTGAAGCCAGACGGGAGGGTGATCCATATTGGCAATCTCGAGTCGCTCGACAGTTCCCAAGTTGATTGAATACATCCGCCGATTGCGAAACAACAAACACACGTTGCGGCGATGAGCAGGTACTTCCTGGTGTCTGAAAAGATTGCGGCTTTCATGCTGGAGAGCCTACTTCGATTTCCGATGCTTTGTGAGTAAGGAATGTGACACTTCCAGGACTGTCCCTGCACGCGCCGATCCGTTCTGAGCGGTTTGTCGCCGAAGGAGAAGTTTCAACGAACGGCAACCGCCGCGATAGATGGCGCGTCGTGTCAACCGGGAATGACGAAAATGTCGCCACGGCGGGCACGGGGTGAGCGGATCTTGACGCGTGTTTTCAGTGGACTGCTGGTCGTGAGCGCACCAGCGTCCTGTGTCTTCGCAGTAGCACAATGAGTGCGCGGCGCAGATACACGGCCAGCAGCGGCATTGCAATTGCAGCCACCAATCCCCAAACGAGCAGCGCATGCCACTCCCATTGCCAGATGTCGTGAAGCAGCCGCAATGGATGATGGCTCAGGTGCTCAAGCTGGCTGCGATTCATTGGCAGCTTGCGGGTGTGAAACAGATGCACACCGAGATCGATGAACGGGAGGAACAGCAGCAGGTGCACGGGCGCCACCACATGCGCGCCCACCAGGGATGCGAACTTGCTTAGGCCAAAGGCCCACGCCAGAAGCACCACCAAGAGGGTGGTTAGCCCTACAGACGGGTTGATGCCGACCACCATACCCACTGCCAGGCTCCAAGCCATCCGTCGCGGCCTAACACCGCCCCTCAAGGCACGGAGCAGTGGCCGCAGCACCTGGCAACGAAACCACTCTCGAATGGATTGCGGCACCAGCACACAGGGTTTGACGCCAACCAGGACGTATGCGGTCGCCGCCCGCCCTGACGGTTTTTCAGGGCAGGTCTTTCGTGGAGCTTCCCATGAACGGGGAGGCTGGTTCGCGCCGCCCCTACGGGGCTCCGGAGATTTATTGGGATCGCTTACCCAGGACTTCGTCCTGGGCTAACTTCTTACCGTCCCGGAGGGACTGTGAGGTGGCACTGCGGGGAGATGTGGCATTTAGGAGATTAGCGTTCATTTCCTCAGCGGACTCTCGACACGGAGTGGGGAGGCTCAGCAGCATCCCTCGGGGGCTAAAGCCCCAATTCAGTTGAGGGGGAGCGCATGCGGGCTGCCTAAAGGCAGCCCCTGATACGAGACCTGCTCCGAATGGCCTTTTCGGCAAGCTGTGAGGTCGTGCCCCTTCAAATAGAGTCCGGAATCGGCCATCAGATTACCAAGGCAGTCCCTGATACAATACCTGTTCCGAATAGCCTTTTTGCACGCCGTGAAGTCGTGTCCCTTCATCTGAGCTCCACATTCGGCGACCAGGCAATTGAGACCGCAATCGGCTATCGACCACCTGATCACTTGACCACATGAGCGATCGAGCGCTGGCGGCGGAACTACTTCCCTCCTCACCTTGTACCCTGTAATCATGAAGATCGCCATTCAGGGAGAACCCGGCTCGTTCAGTCACGAAGCTGCGCTGAAGCTCGTGCCGGGCGCGACCATCGTTCCCACTTCCCTTTCCGCGGACGTGTTTGCGGCAGTTTCAGACGGCAGCGTGGATGCGGCGGTGATCCCGATCGAGAACAGCCTGGCGGGGTCGGTGCTGGAGCACTTCGACCTTCTGCTGAATCACGATGTGCAGGTGGAGCGCGAGACGCTGCTGCGGATTCGCCACAACCTGATCGGCATGCCGGGAACCACGGTGGAGGACATCGGACGCGTCTTCTCGCACCCGGTGGCGCTGGCCCAGTGCCGCCGCTTCCTGGCTGAGCATCCTGACATGGAGTCGTTTGCCTATTACGACACGGCGGGCAGCGTGAAGCAGTTGATGGAGCTGCGGGACCGGCATGCGGGCGGCATTGCCAGCGCCGCCGCTGCGAAGTACTACGGCGCGCAGATTCTGGCCGCCGATATTGAGGACAATCCCGAGAACTACACGCGGTTCTTTCAGATCCGCCGCACGAGCGAGGCAACGGCCGATCCGGAGGCGAACAAGATCAGCATCGCGTTCAGTGTGGAGAACCGGCCCGGGTCGCTGGTGGCCGCGCTCTCGGAGCTGTCGAGGCTGGGCACCAATCTGACCAAGATCGAGTCGCGGCCGGTGCACGGCAAGCCGTGGGAGTACATCTTCTATGTGGACTGCCAGTTGCGGGAGCGCGCGGAGGCCGACCGCGCGGTGGCAGTGCTCAAGCCGCATTGCGCGATGGTGAAGTCGCTCGGGTGCTATGGCGAAGCGCGGCAGTAGCTACTTCTGATCTGGCTTCGGATCAAGCGGCGTGTAGTTAACCATGCGCATGGTGGAACCGAAGCGGCGGTAGTTGCGGAACTCCATTGTGTTGAGCACTGCACTGTGCCTGCCTTGGATGAGGCGCATCTCCGCGCTCACGGGAACGAGGTAGTCGCGATCGCTGATGGCGACATAGTCGTAGTCGACGTCGATGCGCGTGGCATGGGTGGGGAAGTTTTTCGGCAGCTCGTCGGCAATGAGGCTCACGCGGCGGACGCTGCGGGTGGCGCTGTCGATGTAAACCTGGCCATGGAAGCCGGGCTTGGTCTCGCGGCCGTTCGATGCCGTTACGGTGAAGTTGGAGTGGGCGGGCGAGACGTTGTAATCGAAGACCTGAACGGTGCCGGTGCCAAGCGCCTCGGTGGATTTCCACTTGAACTCGGCCTGCGCGGGCTGCGAGAAGATGGCCTGCAGAACGCCGCCGAACTCGCCGGCTGAGAGCGATCCGCGCATGGCCTGACGGTCTACGGTGCTGCGCTTTCCGTTCAGTTCGATGGTGGTGCGGGTTTCCTGCTTGTCGCGATACTTGAGGACCTCGACGAGGCTGTCATGCAGCTTCCATCGGCCGCTGGCGCCGGGGTCGTCGGAGCGGTTGGTGACTTCGACGCACATGAAGTTCGGCAGGGAGTCGCGGTAGCTCAGGGCTCGTTCGCGCGCATCCTCAATCAACTGCTTTGCTGCTTCTGGTGCGAGCGGGGCTGTGGGATTGTCGAGGGGCGTGATGGCCAGTTGACCTGCGCCGCCTGAAACGATGCCAGCGGAGGGATCGAGGGAGGCCACGGTAGCCTGCACCGAGCCTGCTTCGGTTTCGGGCTGATTGCCGAGGCCGTTCTGGCCGACGTGGAATTGGACCTGCTTCTCGGTGAGGTTGTCGCCCTGCTTGAGATAAGCGATGACCTTGTAGTCGCCGGGAGCGAGCGCGTTCTGCCCGAAGCTGGCCATGTAAGGCAGAGCCGCGCCAGCGAGCCCGGAGCGCAGAGGGAGCGGGATTCGGCGGCCGGCTTTGCCGTTGTGGATGACCTGCATTTCAAGCGTTGGATCTCCCTTCGCGGCAGCTTCAGGATGGAGCACCAGGAAGAGGCTCAGGCCTTTGGCACCGGGCGCGAGTTCGCCGGAGATGTTCGGCGTGATCCTGCTGCTCTCGTAGCGCAGCGGTTCCACCGAGTCCTGATCGTCGCTGGCGATTTGATCGGTCTTCTTTACGAGGACGATGTCGCTGATGCCGGCCTTCTCCGGGCCGGGAATTTCAAAGGGGATGCGCTGCACTCCGACCTTGCCGTTCATGCGATCGACGACCGCGACCTCAAGCATGTAGGGGCCGGGTGCGGAGATGAAGTGACGGTCGAGCGTGATCGCCGCGGTGCCATCGCGGTCGACAGACTCGAGAGCGCCGCGGCTGGTGATGTCGTCGCCCACGCGCTCGACTTCGACGCCGTGGCTGTCGCGCACCCGCGCCTCAAGGCAGATGTGCGCGGAATAGAGGTGGTCCTGCTCGTTGCGCTGGAAATCCAGGGTCTTTACAGGCACCGCGATGGCGAGGGTGCTGGTGTTGCCCTCGGTCATCTCGCCAAAGCGCAAGACCGTGGCGTGGAAGGGTACATCTGCAGGCGACTCGTTTGTGTCCAGCAGTTTCAGCATCGGGCGTTCGAACGGGCGAAGTCCCTGCTCTTCACCAGGTGCGACGGCGAAATATCCGGCTTTCGATTGCACGCGCAGATCTTTGCGCACGGGGCTGATGCTGATGGTGCGATAGCTTCCGTCGGAGTCGTGTTTGGGTGGTGTGTAGGTGGCTTCGTAGTAGGTCGTGAGCTCTTCGCTGAGCTGAAGGAGGCCCTTCTTGAACCCATTCTGCGGGTCGAGGTAGAGGCCGCCGGAGATTTCCGAGAGCGCGATCATCGGATTCTTCTTGTAGGCGAACATGGCGTAGTCGCCGGACTGGCGCTGGAAGTCGGTCATGACCATGATGTCGTGCTTGCTCTTCCAGACGTATCCGGAGGTCGAAGGATCGCCGTGGATGGGTTCGCCATACTCCTGCTGCAGGCGTTGGACATACTCGCAGCCTCCCGATCCGCAGCCGATCTTATCCTTTCCAGGGACGAAACGCGGCATCGCATTGCCTTCTGCGTTGGACATTTCGTAGGAGTGGGCGTCGTTCATGGCGTCGAGATCCACGATGTAGATGGTTACGCCGGCGCGGGTGGCGGCGGCCGCGACCTTGGTGATCATCTGCTGGGCGGAGGAGTCCATCTGCCGGTTGCGGGTGAAGTAGATGAGGGCCTTCCGCTCCGGTGCGCGCTCCTGCGACTCGACCAGCGCCTGCAGTCCGGCGAGGGATCGGTAGGTGTGCTGTTCCTGGGTGATTTTCTGCGCGTTCTGCAGGGCGGAGAGGAGCATCTGGGCGCGCTGCTTCTCGATTGTGCCGGCGTTGCGGCCCGAGGCATCGACGCCGGTGCGCGCTACGGCAATCAGGTTCTTTTCGGCGGCCCCGGCGAATGCCGAGCGCTTGCTATCGGCGGTGTCTCGCGTGATGTTTACATCGAGGCTGAGGGTTGTGGTGAGAGTGATGGGATGGCTATCGGTCTCCACCGCGATTGCGCTGTCTACGAGTTTTCTGTCGGTCGTGAAGGGCTGGAGGAGACGCAGCCTTCCGCCGAGATCGAGGACGGCAAATTCGTATTCCTTCTCGGGGAAGAGCTTGAGGATCTTCTGCGCGTCAACGCGGGCTTCTCGGGCCACTGCTCCGGAGAATGGATCGAAGACCAGCGTGACCAGGTGGCCTCGGGCTGAGTTCCCGCGAACCAGGTGGAGTTCAGTCAGTTTTACGGGCGTGCCGTTATCGGCGATGGCGAGGTCTTCCGGCTTGAGGTCGAGGATGGGCTTGCGCTTTTTGTTGTGGACGGTGAGGTCGATGGAGACTTCGTCTACCTGTTTGCGGAATTCGGGCTCCTGGGACGTGGAGGCCGATTGCCCCGGGGATGGCGCGGGCAATTGCGCGCCCTGGGCCCGGTGAACGGGGAGCGCAGAAGCGAGGAAGAGGCAGATCAGGAGTGAAGGGAGAACGGACTGATGGCAGGCTTGGAACCTGATTGCGTGAATCCTGGTGCGTGCAGCCGAAGCGGACATGCGCGGGCCCCCGGACTGAGATAGGTTGTCAGAGTTGGTACTGGTGCGTAACCATGCCGATGGGCGTGGTTGGACGGTGTTCCCCTTCTGCTCTGAAGGGGCGGTCATCATGAATGGTTGCCTGTGAACAAGTACACCTCTGCAAGAAATTGGGAAAGAGAGGGCGAGTCGGACGGCGAAGCCACCTATCGGGCGCTGACTTCATCCATCCCGGCAGAGGTTCGCGGCCGGGAGAAGTGTGCCCGGGGCGGCGGCCCAATCCAGCAGAGCCGAGGTACGCGTGGCGATCGGACGCACCATCTGGAATTTCTTCTTCGGATGCCATCATCGGCAACTGAGCCGGGCATTCACCAGCCAGGGCGAGACCTATAAGGTGTGCCTGAAATGCGGCGCGCGACTGGCTTACTCGTGGGAAACGATGTCTGTGGTTCCGGAGAAGAAGCAAACCCGCAAGGTGGCGAACGGCCCCTCGCGTTGAGGGCTTGCGGGGTGAGCGAATCGATAATCTTGAGTTTTTCCCGATGCAGCCGGACCGCTGCGGCGCACATAAGCTTATACCTGTGAGCTACTTACAGTGAAATGAGACCTCCAGCCCCTTCGAAAATGGCGGGCGTTTGCCGTAGGGGGTTGCGCAGCAACGTCAGTAAATAGTGCCTCTTCGCTCAGACAGCGGCATCTATTTAGCAGGCAGCGGAACTCGTTGGCGGGTGGTCGGTTCAGTGAGTCGGCCTGTTGCAGAGCGGGTGACCAGCCGATGAGGAAGACATGTTTGGTTTGCCGCTTCGTCATCCAAGAACACCGGAATCCGTCCATCCTGGCATGGGAATGCTCTATCGCTGCCCGTGCTGCGGGTGCCGGACGCTGGCCGCGCCGGAGAGCTTGCAACTGTGTCCGGTTTGCTGGTGGGAGGACGATGGCCAGGAGGACGCGGACGCCGCGGAGGTTCGGTTGACGGTGAACGGAGCGCTCAGCCTGAACGACGCGCGGACTCATTACCGGGAATGTGGCGCGGCGCACCCCCGATTCCTACCTTATGTAAGAAAACCGCTGGCATCGGAACAGTAAATAACTTCGGTACTTCATCTACTACTTTTGTGCGGGCTGGGGAGTTTGACCCTGTCCGCGCTTCCCTCTTACCATGAACTGATAGTGTTTCCCCACGGGAGCGGAGGCCACGGGCCCGCACACCGGTCCCGTCTGGTTTCGCAAGGTCCTTTTTTGACGCGGCGCCTGAGAGCGCCTGGAAGGCAGACAGTTGAGTTCCGCAGACACCCTCGAGAACAATCAGAATCCGGCCAATGTTGAGACCGGCCACGAAGGTCACGATCACACTCACGATCATGACCACGATCACGAACACCACCACGATCACGAACACGATCACGCAGGCCACAACCACGGCCCGGTGCTGAATCCGGAATGCACGCGCGAGCTGGTGCTCGATGTTCCGGCCGAGGAAGTGTCGAAGGCGTACCGCAACGTGACGAAGAATTATCAGCGCTACGCGCGGATTCCCGGCTTCCGTCCCGGCAAGGTTCCTGAGGCCGTGATCAAGCGGAAGTATGCCGCTGAGATTCGCAAGGACGTAGTTGAAGGCCTGCTGCCGGAGCGCTTCAACCAGGGCGTTCGCGAACTGGGAGTTACGCCGGTGGGCCAGCCGCAGGTGACGGAGCTGAACGTGGAAGACGGCCAGCCGATGCACGTGAAGGCTGTGTTCGAGTACGTTCCGGACTTCTCGATTGAAGGCTACAAGGACGTGACGGTTCCGAAGCCTTCCGCAGAAGTGACCGAAGAAGAGTTCAGGCAGGAGATGGAGCAA from the Occallatibacter riparius genome contains:
- a CDS encoding DUF2062 domain-containing protein, whose translation is MLVPQSIREWFRCQVLRPLLRALRGGVRPRRMAWSLAVGMVVGINPSVGLTTLLVVLLAWAFGLSKFASLVGAHVVAPVHLLLFLPFIDLGVHLFHTRKLPMNRSQLEHLSHHPLRLLHDIWQWEWHALLVWGLVAAIAMPLLAVYLRRALIVLLRRHRTLVRSRPAVH
- the pheA gene encoding prephenate dehydratase; this encodes MKIAIQGEPGSFSHEAALKLVPGATIVPTSLSADVFAAVSDGSVDAAVIPIENSLAGSVLEHFDLLLNHDVQVERETLLRIRHNLIGMPGTTVEDIGRVFSHPVALAQCRRFLAEHPDMESFAYYDTAGSVKQLMELRDRHAGGIASAAAAKYYGAQILAADIEDNPENYTRFFQIRRTSEATADPEANKISIAFSVENRPGSLVAALSELSRLGTNLTKIESRPVHGKPWEYIFYVDCQLRERAEADRAVAVLKPHCAMVKSLGCYGEARQ
- a CDS encoding VWA domain-containing protein, which encodes MPAPSPGQSASTSQEPEFRKQVDEVSIDLTVHNKKRKPILDLKPEDLAIADNGTPVKLTELHLVRGNSARGHLVTLVFDPFSGAVAREARVDAQKILKLFPEKEYEFAVLDLGGRLRLLQPFTTDRKLVDSAIAVETDSHPITLTTTLSLDVNITRDTADSKRSAFAGAAEKNLIAVARTGVDASGRNAGTIEKQRAQMLLSALQNAQKITQEQHTYRSLAGLQALVESQERAPERKALIYFTRNRQMDSSAQQMITKVAAAATRAGVTIYIVDLDAMNDAHSYEMSNAEGNAMPRFVPGKDKIGCGSGGCEYVQRLQQEYGEPIHGDPSTSGYVWKSKHDIMVMTDFQRQSGDYAMFAYKKNPMIALSEISGGLYLDPQNGFKKGLLQLSEELTTYYEATYTPPKHDSDGSYRTISISPVRKDLRVQSKAGYFAVAPGEEQGLRPFERPMLKLLDTNESPADVPFHATVLRFGEMTEGNTSTLAIAVPVKTLDFQRNEQDHLYSAHICLEARVRDSHGVEVERVGDDITSRGALESVDRDGTAAITLDRHFISAPGPYMLEVAVVDRMNGKVGVQRIPFEIPGPEKAGISDIVLVKKTDQIASDDQDSVEPLRYESSRITPNISGELAPGAKGLSLFLVLHPEAAAKGDPTLEMQVIHNGKAGRRIPLPLRSGLAGAALPYMASFGQNALAPGDYKVIAYLKQGDNLTEKQVQFHVGQNGLGNQPETEAGSVQATVASLDPSAGIVSGGAGQLAITPLDNPTAPLAPEAAKQLIEDARERALSYRDSLPNFMCVEVTNRSDDPGASGRWKLHDSLVEVLKYRDKQETRTTIELNGKRSTVDRQAMRGSLSAGEFGGVLQAIFSQPAQAEFKWKSTEALGTGTVQVFDYNVSPAHSNFTVTASNGRETKPGFHGQVYIDSATRSVRRVSLIADELPKNFPTHATRIDVDYDYVAISDRDYLVPVSAEMRLIQGRHSAVLNTMEFRNYRRFGSTMRMVNYTPLDPKPDQK
- a CDS encoding CPCC family cysteine-rich protein, whose product is MLYRCPCCGCRTLAAPESLQLCPVCWWEDDGQEDADAAEVRLTVNGALSLNDARTHYRECGAAHPRFLPYVRKPLASEQ